The following are encoded in a window of Qipengyuania soli genomic DNA:
- a CDS encoding metal-dependent hydrolase family protein → MKALALAAALIATPASAGSLYVEAGKLLDVGTGTEASGQCILVEGERIARVEPCAATPEGAERVDWSGYTVLPGLIDLHTHLADAGQDADVALPLRTSPQLTALIGAHNAKVTLEAGFTTVRDVGTYRGLTDVALRDAINRGLVPGPRMFVAGAYLTHPGGGGELNGVVPNDQLPADMRLGVLTSPEEAAQKAEYLLGHGADFLKIIATGAVLAIGTEPGEPEVTEDEMRAAIAVAKAHGTYATAHAHGAEGIKNAIRAGVRSIEHASLIDEEGLRTAKAQGVWLVMDVFNGDYIDDIGTKEGWPEEYLRKNRETTQIQRDNFRRAVAMGVLLAFGSDSGVYPHGINARQFAYMVANGMTPAQAIRAATLSAATVVGKQDELGSIAAGKFADMIAVAGDPLADVRTLETVAHVMKGGALVK, encoded by the coding sequence GTGAAGGCACTCGCACTCGCTGCAGCGCTGATTGCGACGCCCGCTTCGGCGGGCAGCCTCTATGTCGAGGCAGGCAAGCTCCTCGACGTCGGAACCGGGACCGAGGCGAGCGGCCAGTGCATTCTGGTCGAGGGCGAGCGGATAGCGCGGGTCGAACCCTGCGCAGCTACGCCCGAAGGTGCCGAGCGCGTCGACTGGTCGGGCTATACCGTCCTGCCGGGCCTGATCGACCTCCACACCCATCTCGCCGATGCGGGGCAGGATGCGGACGTCGCATTGCCGCTCAGGACCTCGCCGCAGCTGACCGCGCTGATCGGAGCGCACAATGCCAAGGTGACGCTCGAGGCCGGCTTCACCACCGTTCGCGATGTCGGAACCTATCGCGGGCTGACCGACGTGGCATTGCGCGATGCGATCAATCGCGGTCTCGTCCCCGGGCCGCGCATGTTCGTTGCGGGGGCCTATCTGACCCATCCGGGCGGCGGGGGCGAGCTCAACGGCGTTGTGCCCAACGACCAACTGCCTGCGGATATGCGCCTTGGCGTGCTCACCAGTCCCGAGGAAGCCGCCCAGAAGGCCGAATACCTGCTCGGCCACGGAGCCGACTTCCTCAAGATAATCGCCACCGGCGCGGTGCTGGCGATCGGCACCGAGCCGGGCGAGCCGGAAGTGACCGAGGACGAAATGCGCGCCGCGATCGCTGTCGCCAAGGCGCACGGGACCTATGCCACCGCGCATGCCCATGGCGCCGAGGGCATCAAGAACGCCATCCGTGCCGGGGTCCGCAGTATCGAACACGCCAGTCTCATCGACGAGGAAGGGCTCCGGACGGCGAAGGCGCAAGGTGTCTGGCTGGTCATGGACGTCTTTAACGGCGACTACATCGACGACATCGGCACCAAGGAGGGCTGGCCCGAAGAATATCTGCGCAAGAACCGCGAGACGACGCAGATCCAGCGCGACAATTTCCGCCGCGCCGTGGCCATGGGCGTACTGCTCGCCTTCGGCAGCGATAGCGGGGTCTATCCGCACGGCATCAACGCGCGCCAGTTCGCTTACATGGTCGCCAACGGGATGACGCCCGCGCAGGCCATCCGCGCTGCCACGCTGAGCGCGGCGACAGTGGTCGGGAAGCAGGACGAACTCGGCTCAATTGCTGCCGGCAAGTTCGCGGACATGATCGCCGTTGCCGGTGACCCGCTCGCCGATGTG
- a CDS encoding M20/M25/M40 family metallo-hydrolase, translated as MRASLIAASLLALAATTPASAKSTPAAVQQVIDLSKQAIGMRSVRGEGNQTGKVAELFRDTLLKAGWAANDIEIVPVDDTAYLIATWPGSDPTLGPIVLSAHMDVVEAKPEDWERDPFTAVVENGMLYGRGASDTKFDAVQAMVAAITLRQQGFKPKRSIVIAYSGDEETTMITSKMIAEKLRNAKLVLNVDGASGSLDEATGKPAYWSWQGAEKTYGDFKLEITNPGGHSSTPRDENAIAQLGAALAKIGAYRFTPEVNDITRDYFTKAAQFEGDPLLAAAMRAFAKDPNDKGAVAVLRGNPSYIGKIGTTCVPTMVEGGHALNALPQRATGYVNCRIFPGHSKASIIEELKKVAGEPAMTIEEINPEYVVEADASPYDKAFVDAATKAVHSAFGNVPIIASQASGASDSMWYRALGVPSYGASGTFTKDSDDYSHGLNERTPIGNIGKSIDYYHVLLTELASK; from the coding sequence ATGCGTGCCAGTCTGATCGCCGCGAGCCTGCTCGCGCTTGCCGCCACCACCCCCGCTTCTGCCAAGAGCACCCCGGCAGCAGTCCAGCAGGTCATCGACCTGTCGAAGCAGGCAATCGGGATGCGCTCGGTGCGCGGAGAGGGCAACCAGACCGGCAAGGTCGCCGAACTGTTCCGCGACACTCTGCTCAAGGCTGGCTGGGCCGCGAACGACATCGAGATCGTGCCGGTCGACGACACCGCCTACCTGATCGCCACCTGGCCCGGCAGCGATCCGACGCTCGGCCCGATCGTGCTCTCGGCGCACATGGACGTGGTCGAGGCCAAGCCCGAGGACTGGGAGCGCGATCCCTTCACCGCGGTGGTCGAGAACGGGATGCTCTATGGCCGCGGGGCGAGCGACACCAAGTTCGATGCGGTGCAGGCGATGGTCGCGGCGATCACGCTGCGCCAGCAGGGTTTCAAGCCGAAGCGCAGCATCGTCATCGCCTATTCGGGCGATGAAGAAACCACGATGATCACCTCCAAGATGATCGCCGAGAAGCTCAGGAACGCCAAGCTGGTGCTCAATGTCGACGGCGCTTCGGGCTCGCTCGACGAGGCGACCGGCAAACCCGCTTACTGGAGTTGGCAGGGGGCGGAAAAGACCTATGGCGACTTCAAGCTCGAGATCACCAATCCCGGCGGTCATAGCTCGACCCCGCGTGACGAGAACGCCATCGCGCAACTGGGTGCGGCGCTTGCGAAGATCGGGGCCTATCGCTTCACGCCGGAAGTGAACGACATCACCCGCGACTACTTCACCAAGGCCGCGCAGTTCGAAGGCGATCCGCTGCTCGCCGCCGCGATGCGTGCCTTCGCCAAGGACCCGAACGACAAGGGGGCGGTGGCGGTACTGCGCGGCAATCCTTCCTACATCGGCAAGATTGGCACCACCTGCGTGCCGACGATGGTGGAGGGCGGACATGCACTCAATGCCCTGCCGCAGCGCGCCACCGGATACGTCAACTGCCGCATTTTTCCCGGCCATTCCAAGGCCTCGATCATCGAGGAGCTGAAGAAGGTGGCCGGCGAGCCGGCGATGACGATCGAGGAAATCAATCCCGAATATGTCGTCGAGGCCGACGCCTCGCCCTACGACAAGGCATTTGTCGATGCTGCGACCAAGGCGGTCCATTCGGCCTTCGGCAATGTCCCGATTATCGCTTCGCAGGCATCGGGCGCATCGGATTCGATGTGGTACCGCGCCCTTGGCGTGCCGAGCTACGGCGCCAGCGGCACCTTCACCAAGGACAGCGATGACTACTCGCACGGCCTCAACGAGCGCACGCCGATCGGCAATATCGGCAAGAGCATCGACTATTACCACGTGCTGCTGACCGAGCTGGCGAGCAAGTGA